One region of Fragaria vesca subsp. vesca linkage group LG4, FraVesHawaii_1.0, whole genome shotgun sequence genomic DNA includes:
- the LOC101291331 gene encoding uncharacterized protein LOC101291331: MVEPPPAIFPWSFLEPISHKGSPSTSNLKFHKPKIFASIVAGSEENQVPISQLASPTVCGDTVFMKINERIYQEQLATCRNNLIGRLLLRKGSIPMKTETLKASLHSLWRPSDPWRLVPIGKGYFDIHFNSETDMRKVWGGGTCTLESGIFRLAQWKPDFKPGDVLPQTHAQVWVRIADLSQEYWHPQLILEIARGVGTPLQLDPATKEQRFGYFDSVDLMGSLPTSIMVEREHHCFPVGIEYENLPSQCSHYGFIGHEKKNCRQLKAKEVPSKRIEQPLTGEQVCTNPEVTPIGTSIEAPMSSDVIVALVDSVVEEAVLELINE, from the exons ATGGTGGAGCCTCCTCCAGCAATTTTCCCGTGGAGTTTCCTTGAGCCCATCTCTCATAAGGGATCTCCTTCTACATCGAATCTGAAATTTCACAAGCCAAAGATTTTTGCTTCTATTGTTGCAGGATCTGAAGAAAATCAGGTTCCTATAAGTCAATTAGCCTCGCCAACAGTTTGTGGAGATACTGTTTTTATGAAGATCAATGAGAGGATTTATCAAGAACAACTAGCTACTTGCCGTAACAATCTGATCGGTAGATTGCTTCTCCGTAAGGGTTCTATCCCAATGAAAACCGAAACTCTAAAGGCTTCTTTGCATTCGCTTTGGCGCCCATCAGATCCCTGGCGTTTGGTTCCCATTGGTAAAGGGTATTTTGACATCCACTTCAATTCTGAAACAGATATGCGTAAGGTTTGGGGAGGCGGTACTTGCACTCTCGAATCGGGGATTTTCCGTCTAGCTCAATGGAAACCTGACTTCAAGCCTGGTGATGTTCTTCCTCAAACACATGCACAAGTTTGGGTTCGAATAGCAGACCTCAGTCAAGAGTATTGGCACCCACAACTCATTCTAGAAATTGCTCGGGGAGTGGGTACCCCGTTGCAATTGGACCCGGCCACTAAAGAGCAAAGATTTGGCTACTTTGATAGTGTTGACCTAATGGGCTCCCTTCCAACGTCCATTATGGTCGAAAGAGAACACCATTGTTTTCCAGTAGGTATTGAGTATGAAAACCTACCTTCTCAATGCAGTCACTATGGTTTCATTGGGCATGAAAAGAAAAATTGCAGGCAATTGAAGGCCAAGGAAGTTCCGTCTAAAC GCATAGAGCAACCTCTGACAGGAGAACAAGTTTGTACTAATCCAGAGGTTACACCTATTGGCACTTCCATTGAAGCTCCCATGTCGAGTGATGTCATCGTGGCTTTAGTGGATTCTGTTGTAGAAGAAGCGGTGCTAGAGCTTATTAATGAATGA